In the Diprion similis isolate iyDipSimi1 chromosome 2, iyDipSimi1.1, whole genome shotgun sequence genome, one interval contains:
- the LOC124411712 gene encoding tRNA-splicing endonuclease subunit Sen2, producing MNETKNCQKNMMPLREPRKKRRVRLRPRKPFPINIGSDNEWIVYTGHLGNLGVCVTELYDIEALHSMGFFGKGSLSRSYPNFERTRRPVVRHRQWARRQAWLEQAENLAAEALAKSMEEESWKNVAVIDSSKEMDRNKKTCVSEVEEARADGQASENAGNIVKDVSVHDSDESVEPAEKKLRLSTQEDIRSSEEGADCTNEKMDGKCEKNQVDDMVSVTEIKNNDSSSSLSKNIEVQDSHETGGELTSVPAKVDEVVLDTSEEEDEVCEISHVETSEPMTQNVSGDADIMVLSDEKISISLDEENCCEIENETNVEDDIEMLERELLVLPDSDSDTENYLNNVKPTVQKEGFPVREVMYLTFEETFFLMFGLGCLQVVDFDGNLLSILDAWNHFCHVQSDFVQKYVVYHYFRSKGWVVKPGLKYGGDFLLYKQGPPFYHASYIVIVEVLDADTLITDDKKTTRKMTWKKLFGLDRLSETAAKEILFAKVLWPSKIPRSEHPSTPELLGEFMVQELLYRRWIPKQNREEIDLEDDKDDLE from the exons atgaacgaaacgaaaaactGTCAGAAAAATATGATGCCGCTAAGGGAACCCAGAAAAAAGCGAAGGGTTCGACTTCGGCCACGTAAACCATTCCCAATTAATATAGGTTCTGATAATGAATGGATCGTTTATACCGGCCACCTCGGTAACCTGGGTGTCTGTGTCACAGAACTCTACGATATCGAAGCTCTACATTCCATG GGGTTTTTTGGGAAAGGATCTTTATCGCGAAGTTATCCAAACTTTGAGAGGACTAGACGGCCAGTTGTGAGACACAGACAATGGGCTAGACGACAAGCATGGCTTGAACAAGCGGAAAATCTAGCGGCAGAAGCTCTGGCAAAATCTATGGAAGAGGAATCGTGGAAAAATGTTGCAGTTATCGACTCGTCAAAAGAAATGGATCGcaataaaaaaacttgtg TGTCAGAAGTTGAGGAGGCAAGAGCAGATGGACAGGCATCGGAAAATGCTGGGAATATTGTAAAAGATGTTAGTGTACATGATTCAGATGAGAGCGTAGAacctgcagaaaaaaaactcagaCTTTCAACTCAAGAAGATATCAGATCTTCTGAAGAAGGCGCAGATTgcacaaatgaaaaaatggatggcaaatgtgagaaaaatcaaGTTGATGATATGGTGTCAGTTACAGAAATTAAGAACAACGATTCAAGTTCTAGTCTATCTAAGAATATTGAAGTGCAAGACTCCCATGAAACTGGTGGTGAATTAACATCTGTACCTGCGAAAGTAGATGAAGTCGTTCTTGACACCAGTGAAGAGGAAGATGAAGTATGTGAAATTTCACATGTCGAGACTTCAGAACCCATGACACAAAATGTCTCTGGTGATGCAGATATTATGGTCTTAAGTGATGAGAAAATATCAATAAGTTTAGACGAAGAAAATTGTTGTGAAatcgaaaatgaaacaaatgttGAAGACGACATCGAAATGTTAGAGAGAGAATTGTTAGTTTTACCCGACAGTGACTCTgatactgaaaattatttgaataacgtGAAACCAACAGTTCAGAAGGAAGGTTTTCCCGTTAGAGAAGTAATGTATCTCACATTTGAGGAAACGTTTTTTCTAATGTTCGGATTGGGCTGCCTACAAGTTGTCGACTTTGATGGTAATTTGTTGAGTATTTTGGATGCATGGAATCACTTCTGCCATGTACAAAGtgattttgtacaaaaatatgttgTATACCATTACTTTCGCAGCAAGGGCTGGGTGGTTAAACCTGGCTTGAAGTATGGCGGCGATTTTT TGCTGTACAAACAAGGGCCTCCATTTTATCATGCATCGTATATCGTGATTGTGGAAGTGTTAGATGCAGATACCTTGATCACAGATGACAAGAAAACAACACGTAAAATGAcctggaaaaaattatttggccTTGATAGATTATCTGAAACTGCTGCCAAG GAAATATTATTCGCTAAAGTCCTTTGGCCATCAAAAATTCCAAGAAGTGAACACCCTTCCACCCCAGAACTTTTGGGCGAATTTATGGTGCAAGAATTACTTTATAGAAGATGGATTCCAAAACAAAATAGAGAGGAAATTGATTTAGAAGATGACAAAGATGATTTGgagtaa
- the LOC124412622 gene encoding inositol polyphosphate multikinase isoform X1, with protein MEDKKNDVIAAYVQIELFPCLIPLTSMAVPQSPSMSDRTPFSPGRSRRRNRPTKFEFKLNYPTLEYDLPNGMIPFESQVGGHAFGDKNDTIGMLKSGDGLIYKPIEKPLLGEREIMFYEKLQDTTDPLMLELRQFTPQYYGTKELELGDKCIKFLILKDLTEGMSEPCVMDVKIGRRTWDPLAGPAKRAGEEKKYAESKNEYGFCIPGFQVCRLSTGFIKKYDRDYGKKLDKQMVVDAMELFLNAKPGQPPCRNLIVKLLSTLWKILAFFRLQTKFRFYSSSILLAYDAKRLRQQSSPVNGKTSNNNGSPNANNYFNLSPIARSPSLKLNIRPVLSLGDAGFSGQLTESGPVFAKTLNNHSPIATPTMSPIFMRRNKSKSVKRSHSLKRSDSLKRSESFHQSPSPNNSPEPSLVRNDSCGRGMNIVVEKLCRTHSYMNNFDKDIIKMKEDYANLLDELTTTPEEKQNWVRVNMIDFAHVFPAENDGLDTNYLEGIQNLIKLLESFLTPE; from the exons atggaagacaaaaaaaatgatgtaatCGCTGCATATGTACAG ATAGAATTGTTTCCATGCTTAATACCATTGACCAGTATGGCTGTTCCGCAATCACCATCAATGTCTGACCGAACACCATTTTCCCCTGGGAGATCTCGCCGGCGTAACAGACCGACAAAGTTTGagtttaaattgaattacCCTACATTGGAATATGACCTGCCTAATGGAATGATTCCCTTTGAATCTCAGGTTGGAGGTCATGCATTTGGAGATAAAAATGACACCATTG GTATGTTGAAGAGTGGGGATGGTCTCATCTATAAACCAATTGAAAAGCCTCTACTTGGTGAACGAGAAATCATGTTTTATGAAAAGCTGCAAGACACTACAGATCCCTTGATGCTTGAGCTCCGTCAATTCACCCCACAGTATTATGGAACCAAAGAACTAGAGCTTGGTGACAAAT GTATTAAATTTCTCATACTGAAAGATTTGACCGAGGGAATGTCTGAACCATGTGTAATGGACGTAAAGATTGGTCGACGAACTTGGGATCCGCTGGCTGGTCCTGCGAAGAGAGctggagaggaaaaaaaatatgctgaaTCTAAGAATGAATACGGGTTTTGTATACCAGGATTCCAAGTGTGCAGACTTTCTActggttttataaaaaaatatgacagaGACTATGGCAAAAAACTAGATAAGCAAATGGTTGTCGATG caATGGAATTATTCCTCAATGCCAAGCCAGGACAGCCGCCTTGTCGCAATTTAATTGTAAAACTACTGTCTACACTATGGAAAATTTTGGCCTTTTTTAGATTGCAAACCAAATTTAGGTTCTATTCAAGTTCCATATTACTTGCATACGATGCAAAACGTTTGCGGCAACAATCTAGTCCTGTTAATGGTAAAACATCCAATAACAATGGTTCGCCAAATGCTAATAATTACTTCAATCTATCTCCAATTGCGAGATCGCCGTccttgaaattaaatattcgaCCAGTGCTCTCTTTGGGGGACGCAGGGTTTTCTGGCCAACTGACAGAGAGTGGGCCTGTTTTTGCAAAAACACTCAACAACCACTCTCCAATTGCTACTCCAACGATGTCGCCAATTTTTATGAGACGAAACAAAAGTAAATCAGTGAAACGATCCCACAGCCTCAAGAGAAGCGACAGTCTAAAAAGATCTGAATCCTTTCATCAGTCCCCGAGTCCAAACAATTCACCAGAGCCTAGTTTAGTGAGAAATGACTCGTGCGGAAGGGGTATGAATattgttgttgaaaaattgtgtcGTACACACTCTTACATGAACAATTTCGACAAAGACAttattaaaatgaaagaagatTACGCTAATTTGCTCGATGAGCTCACTACAACCCCtgaagagaaacaaaattggGTCCGAGTAAATATGATTGACTTTGCTCACGTTTTTCCTGCAGAAAACGATGGCTTAGATACTAATTATCTGGAGGGAATACAGAACCTAATTAAATTGTTGGAAAGTTTTTTGACACCAGAATGA
- the LOC124411708 gene encoding H/ACA ribonucleoprotein complex subunit 4: MAETENEKRKDKKKSLGELQVAMKCQVEPSKAAVKLEYGNWPLLFKNFDKLLTRTKCFTPLTCGSTPLHRNLSEYIKSGCINLDKPSNPSSHEVVAWIKRILKVEKTGHSGTLDPKVTGCLIVCIDRATRLVKSQQSAGKQYIAVFKLHSAVENVLKVKQGLEKLRGALFQRPPLISAVKRQLRVRTVYDSILLDYDEDRNMGVFKVDCEAGSYIRTMCVHLGLFLTTGCQMEELRRSRSGVQSEQDGMVTMHDILDAQWLYENHGDETYLRRVIKPLEALLVKHKRIILKDSAVNAICYGAKIMVPGVLLYDDGIELNEEIVIVTSKGEAIALAIALMTSPTMTACDHGVAAKIKRVIMERDAYPRKWGLGPKASIKKRMIKEGKLDKHGKPNEQTPSDWLTSYVDYSKTDANGVEDAASRKRKLDTTSPTDAPVAEESKDEETASPKEKKKHKKDKKKKKVKEESEAIETETPADAATEETQVKKEKKKKKKKDKDQEAPASE, from the exons ATGGCAGAAACAg aaaatgaaaaacgaaaagataaaaaaaagtcactcggAGAACTGCAAGTGGCTATGAAATGCCAAGTTGAACCCTCCAAGGCAGCGGTAAAATTGGAGTATGGCAACTGGCCATTGTTATTCAAA AACTTTGACAAATTATTGACCCGTACAAAATGTTTTACACCATTAACCTGCGGCTCAACGCCTCTGCATCGCAATCTCTCTGAGTACATTAAATCAGGTTGCATCAATTTGGATAAACCGTCAAATCCGTCTTCACATGAAGTTGTTGCTTGGATCaaacgaattttgaaagttgaaaaaactgGTCACTCTGGTACCTTGGATCCAAAAGTAACAGGGTGTCTGATTGTATGTATAGACAGAGCGACTCGTCTTGTAAAGTCGCAACAGTCTGCAGGAAAACAGTATATTGCAGTATTCAAATTACATTCTGCTGTTGAGAATGTTCTTAAG GTGAAACAAGGGTTGGAAAAATTACGCGGAGCACTGTTTCAAAGACCTCCATTAATATCAGCAGTCAAGCGTCAGTTGCGAGTCAGGACAGTCTATGATAGTATTCTTCTTGACTATGACGAGGATCGAAATATGGGAGTATTTAAAGTTGATTGTGAAGCAGGTTCTTACATTAGAACAATGTGCGTCCACTTAGGTCTCTTTCTAACTACTGGCTGTCAAATGGAAGAGCTACGTCGATCAAGGTCAGGCGTACAATCCGAACAAGACGGAATGGTGACGATGCACGATATTCTTGATGCTCAATGGCTATACGAGAACCATGGTGATGAGACTTATTTACGCAGAGTAATTAAACCTTTAGAAGCTCTTCTCGTGAAACACaaaagaattattttgaagGATAGCGCA GTAAATGCTATATGCTATGGAGCAAAAATAATGGTTCCTGGTGTTCTATTATATGATGATGGAATCGAGCTTAATGAAGAAATTGTGATTGTCACCAGCAAAGGAGAAGCTATTGCTCTTG CCATTGCACTTATGACGTCACCTACTATGACTGCTTGTGATCATGGTGTAGCTGCTAAGATAAAACGCGTGATTATGGAAAGGGATGCCTACCCCAGAAAGTGGGGACTGGGTCCTAAGGCctcaataaaaaaacgaatgataAAGGAAGGCAAATTGGATAAGCATGGAAAACCAAATGAACAAACACCTTCTGACTGGCTTACAAGTTATGTGGATTATTCCAAG ACTGATGCTAATGGAGTAGAAGATGCAGCTAGTCGAAAACGAAAACTGGATACGACAAGTCCAACTGATGCACCAGTGGCTGAAGAAAGTAAAGACGAAGAAACTGCGTCaccaaaagaaaagaagaagcataaaaaagataagaaaaaaaagaaagtaaaggaAGAGTCGGAAGCTATTGAAACTGAAACTCCAGCAGATGCAGCTACTGAA GAAACACaagtgaagaaagaaaagaaaaagaagaagaagaaggataaAGACCAAGAAGCGCCAGCCAGCGAATAA
- the LOC124412622 gene encoding inositol polyphosphate multikinase isoform X2, translating to MAVPQSPSMSDRTPFSPGRSRRRNRPTKFEFKLNYPTLEYDLPNGMIPFESQVGGHAFGDKNDTIGMLKSGDGLIYKPIEKPLLGEREIMFYEKLQDTTDPLMLELRQFTPQYYGTKELELGDKCIKFLILKDLTEGMSEPCVMDVKIGRRTWDPLAGPAKRAGEEKKYAESKNEYGFCIPGFQVCRLSTGFIKKYDRDYGKKLDKQMVVDAMELFLNAKPGQPPCRNLIVKLLSTLWKILAFFRLQTKFRFYSSSILLAYDAKRLRQQSSPVNGKTSNNNGSPNANNYFNLSPIARSPSLKLNIRPVLSLGDAGFSGQLTESGPVFAKTLNNHSPIATPTMSPIFMRRNKSKSVKRSHSLKRSDSLKRSESFHQSPSPNNSPEPSLVRNDSCGRGMNIVVEKLCRTHSYMNNFDKDIIKMKEDYANLLDELTTTPEEKQNWVRVNMIDFAHVFPAENDGLDTNYLEGIQNLIKLLESFLTPE from the exons ATGGCTGTTCCGCAATCACCATCAATGTCTGACCGAACACCATTTTCCCCTGGGAGATCTCGCCGGCGTAACAGACCGACAAAGTTTGagtttaaattgaattacCCTACATTGGAATATGACCTGCCTAATGGAATGATTCCCTTTGAATCTCAGGTTGGAGGTCATGCATTTGGAGATAAAAATGACACCATTG GTATGTTGAAGAGTGGGGATGGTCTCATCTATAAACCAATTGAAAAGCCTCTACTTGGTGAACGAGAAATCATGTTTTATGAAAAGCTGCAAGACACTACAGATCCCTTGATGCTTGAGCTCCGTCAATTCACCCCACAGTATTATGGAACCAAAGAACTAGAGCTTGGTGACAAAT GTATTAAATTTCTCATACTGAAAGATTTGACCGAGGGAATGTCTGAACCATGTGTAATGGACGTAAAGATTGGTCGACGAACTTGGGATCCGCTGGCTGGTCCTGCGAAGAGAGctggagaggaaaaaaaatatgctgaaTCTAAGAATGAATACGGGTTTTGTATACCAGGATTCCAAGTGTGCAGACTTTCTActggttttataaaaaaatatgacagaGACTATGGCAAAAAACTAGATAAGCAAATGGTTGTCGATG caATGGAATTATTCCTCAATGCCAAGCCAGGACAGCCGCCTTGTCGCAATTTAATTGTAAAACTACTGTCTACACTATGGAAAATTTTGGCCTTTTTTAGATTGCAAACCAAATTTAGGTTCTATTCAAGTTCCATATTACTTGCATACGATGCAAAACGTTTGCGGCAACAATCTAGTCCTGTTAATGGTAAAACATCCAATAACAATGGTTCGCCAAATGCTAATAATTACTTCAATCTATCTCCAATTGCGAGATCGCCGTccttgaaattaaatattcgaCCAGTGCTCTCTTTGGGGGACGCAGGGTTTTCTGGCCAACTGACAGAGAGTGGGCCTGTTTTTGCAAAAACACTCAACAACCACTCTCCAATTGCTACTCCAACGATGTCGCCAATTTTTATGAGACGAAACAAAAGTAAATCAGTGAAACGATCCCACAGCCTCAAGAGAAGCGACAGTCTAAAAAGATCTGAATCCTTTCATCAGTCCCCGAGTCCAAACAATTCACCAGAGCCTAGTTTAGTGAGAAATGACTCGTGCGGAAGGGGTATGAATattgttgttgaaaaattgtgtcGTACACACTCTTACATGAACAATTTCGACAAAGACAttattaaaatgaaagaagatTACGCTAATTTGCTCGATGAGCTCACTACAACCCCtgaagagaaacaaaattggGTCCGAGTAAATATGATTGACTTTGCTCACGTTTTTCCTGCAGAAAACGATGGCTTAGATACTAATTATCTGGAGGGAATACAGAACCTAATTAAATTGTTGGAAAGTTTTTTGACACCAGAATGA
- the LOC124411716 gene encoding 26S proteasome non-ATPase regulatory subunit 14, with translation MDRLLRLGGGMPGLNQGPPPSDAPVVDTAEQVYISSLALLKMLKHGRAGVPMEVMGLMLGEFVDDYTVRVIDVFAMPQTGTGVSVEAVDPVFQAKMLDMLKQTGRPEMVVGWYHSHPGFGCWLSGVDINTQQSFEALSERAVAVVIDPIQSVKGKVVIDAFRLINPNMMVLGQEPRQTTSNLGHLQKPSVQALIHGLNRHYYSISINYRKNELEQKMLLNLHKKSWMDGLTLAEYSEHGKLNEGIVSDMLELAKNYNKALEDEEKMTPEQLAIKNVGKQDPKRHLEEKVDTLMTTNIVQCLGAMLDTVVFK, from the exons ATGGACCGTCTGTTACGGTTAGGTGGCGGTATGCCAGGTCTGAATCAAGGACCCCCACCATCGGATGCTCCTGTAGTAGATACTGCTGAGCAG GTATACATATCATCACTGGCTTtactgaaaatgttgaaacatGGACGCGCTGGTGTACCCATGGAAGTTATGGGATTGATGTTAGGTGAATTTGTAGATGACTATACAGTCCGAGTCATTGACGTCTTCGCCATGCCGCAAACAGGAACT GGCGTAAGCGTTGAAGCTGTTGATCCAGTATTCCAAGCCAAGATGTTGGATATGTTGAAACAGACAGGACGACCGGAGATGGTAGTTGGATGGTACCATTCGCATCCTGGTTTTGGCTGCTGGCTTTCGGGAGTTGATATTAATACTCAGCAGTCATTTGAAGCACTTAGCGAACGTGCGGTTGCTGTTGTCATCGATCCTATTCAATCGGTGAAAGGCAAGGTCGTCATTGATGCTTTCAGATTAATTAATCCTAATATGATG GTGTTGGGACAAGAACCTCGCCAGACTACATCTAATTTGGGTCATCTGCAAAAGCCATCGGTGCAAGCTTTAATTCACGGATTAAATCGTCACTACTATAGCATTAGTATAAACTATCGTAAAAATGAACTGGAGCAGAAGATGCTCCtcaatttgcataaaaaatcaTGGATGGATGGTCTCACACTTGCTGAATACTCAGAACATGGAAAACTCAACGAAGGAATTGTTTCCGATATGTTAGAGTTGgccaaaaattataataag GCGttagaagacgaagaaaagatgACACCAGAGCAGTTGGCAATAAAGAATGTTGGAAAGCAGGATCCAAAACGGCATCTTGAAGAAAAAGTCGACACGCTAATGACGACAAATATTGTGCAATGCCTCGGAGCTATGCTTGATACTGTCGTATTCAAGTGA
- the LOC124411725 gene encoding COX assembly mitochondrial protein homolog, whose protein sequence is MAEKHVPSRNYTGGPHGLGNPDDLSLRKLELQVIIPKKVRDRSRKEKCAEEVEAFSKCCSSTGFLMVVKCREENNVMKECLTKWFHNPEFFEECKQEYLAERSEYRRTGIAKNPRTQPLGTNRIGSSM, encoded by the exons atggcAGAGAAGCACGTACCTTCAAGAAATTACACAGGTGGACCTCACGGACTGG gCAATCCTGATGACTTGTCTTTGAGAAAACTAGAATTACAAGTTATTATACCCAAAAAAGTACGTGACCGATCGAGGAAGGAAAAGTGCGCTGAAGAAGTTGAAG CTTTCAGTAAATGCTGTTCCAGTACTGGTTTCTTAATGGTAGTGAAATGCCGTGAGGAAAATAATGTAATGAAAGAATGTTTGACAAAATGGTTTCATAATCCAGAGTTTTTCGAAGAATGTAAACAAGAATATCTGGCTGAAAGAAGTGAATACAGAAGGACAGGTATTGCCAAAAATCCCAGAACACAACCATTGGGTACTAACAGAATAGGGTCTAGTATGTAA